From the genome of Lentisphaera araneosa HTCC2155, one region includes:
- a CDS encoding ISNCY-like element ISLar7 family transposase: MRNFTSTQAELGENPLLGVTPIEQVRLDTYCRDEITKTLRGLQEIYRNKVLLKEIQDVLSELVPKGTSWNDGRKGMDLWVIFVLGTLRLSCNWDYDKLKSCYDYHHKIREICGVDLFCDVDIVTGRQTIHDNVSLFTKEIANKISKLVVAFSHELLFPEERELHSRCDSFVFETNVHFPTDLNLLKDSVRKVLSIGGKLASSLKITGWREVKSQQKKFHSLYNKLSKMRHSNSKKEERKEKRRLEIEEIIKDYLSVARAHLLKARTLQNSLDEECPKLQLNMDYTDLFIKQISRRVLNGETISPDEKVYSIFEPHTEWICKGKAGIRQELGVKVCVVEDQFGFILDHRIMKGEQDKDVAVEMVRKSKELYPGLTSMSFDKGFYSKVDKDGQNNHSRIEALEVRAHLPVKGRRNKAAQERERKEAFVVARKQHPAVESAINALESHGFDRCPDKGTPNFERYAAMAISASNIHHLGAIIMAREIKVLRRKRKSA, translated from the coding sequence ATGCGTAATTTTACAAGTACACAAGCAGAATTAGGAGAAAACCCACTTCTCGGAGTCACGCCAATTGAACAAGTGAGACTCGACACATACTGCCGTGATGAAATAACCAAAACTCTTCGTGGTTTACAAGAAATTTATCGAAACAAAGTTTTACTCAAAGAAATCCAAGATGTTTTGTCTGAATTAGTTCCTAAAGGAACATCCTGGAATGATGGACGTAAAGGAATGGATCTCTGGGTTATTTTTGTTTTAGGCACTTTGCGTTTGAGCTGTAATTGGGATTATGACAAGCTCAAAAGTTGCTATGATTATCATCACAAAATTCGGGAGATCTGTGGAGTTGATCTTTTTTGTGATGTCGACATAGTTACAGGACGCCAAACAATACACGATAACGTTAGCCTTTTTACAAAAGAAATTGCCAATAAAATTAGTAAGCTCGTAGTTGCTTTCAGCCATGAATTACTTTTCCCAGAAGAACGAGAATTACATAGTCGTTGCGATTCTTTTGTTTTTGAAACGAATGTTCATTTCCCCACTGATTTGAATCTATTAAAAGATTCTGTACGCAAAGTATTGAGCATCGGAGGCAAATTGGCTTCATCTTTGAAAATCACTGGCTGGCGTGAAGTAAAAAGCCAGCAAAAGAAATTCCATAGCCTTTATAATAAACTGAGCAAGATGCGTCACTCTAACTCGAAGAAAGAAGAGCGAAAGGAAAAACGTCGCTTAGAAATAGAGGAGATAATTAAGGATTACCTTAGTGTGGCTCGAGCTCATTTACTCAAAGCAAGAACTCTCCAGAATTCTTTAGATGAAGAGTGTCCCAAGCTTCAGTTAAACATGGATTACACGGACTTATTCATTAAGCAAATAAGTCGTAGAGTTCTTAATGGAGAGACTATTTCACCCGATGAAAAGGTGTATTCGATTTTTGAACCTCACACAGAATGGATATGCAAAGGAAAAGCTGGGATTCGTCAGGAACTTGGCGTGAAGGTATGTGTAGTTGAAGATCAGTTTGGCTTTATTCTCGACCATAGGATCATGAAGGGCGAGCAGGATAAAGACGTGGCGGTTGAAATGGTTCGTAAAAGTAAGGAGCTGTACCCTGGGCTGACATCGATGAGTTTTGATAAGGGTTTTTATTCAAAGGTAGATAAGGATGGTCAAAATAATCACTCCCGCATTGAAGCATTAGAGGTAAGAGCTCACCTCCCTGTAAAAGGTCGCCGAAATAAAGCTGCTCAAGAGCGTGAACGTAAGGAGGCCTTTGTCGTCGCTCGCAAACAACACCCCGCAGTTGAATCAGCTATTAACGCTCTTGAAAGTCATGGTTTTGACCGATGCCCTGATAAGGGTACTCCTAATTTCGAACGTTATGCCGCTATGGCGATAAGTGCCAGTAATATCCATCATCTTGGTGCTATCATCATGGCCAGAGAAATCAAAGTCCTACGTAGAAAAAGAAAAAGCGCTTAA